Within Wyeomyia smithii strain HCP4-BCI-WySm-NY-G18 chromosome 2, ASM2978416v1, whole genome shotgun sequence, the genomic segment aggttgtctggtgtgtattgcaaatggcgtcttaatttggctatgtgtaaaaatagattttcttaaatttaaattcgaCTGTTTCTTAACAAACTGTACTCACTGCATATGTCtctatttttgtgtgcactATACTGTATAACAGTTATCACTTTTTCCTAGCACTGCTTTTTCTAGCACTATATAACTTCAAGCGGTATTCAATTAATCAGAGCAATAGGTTTTGTGTCTTTTCCAGTAGTCTACTATTTCTTGACAGTTTGTTGTGAGTGTGTTGGAGAGCTACGCTAAAAACTTTAGGTTGTGGTTGCATATTGGTTGTTGTGTTTATCGGTTTTGTTGTGATTGATATTTCTTATTGTGTGTATAATACCAGCATATACAGTGTTGAGTCCCTCTGTGTCTGTGCGTTTGTTGATACTATTTTCTGTGTTGGCAATATGGCATACTTCTATAAACGGTAGAGCGTGTGGTTTGTCGTGTCTGTCTATAATTTTCGTTTGGTGAAATCGAATCTGTGATTTTGTGTGATGCTGTGGTACATTAGTGCTGTTTTTTCTTTTAGTGAACTAATTTGTGGATCTGTTGCGTTGTAACCTTGCTGTAGTAGTTTGTCCCAAGTGTTGTAGTACGTTCGGTGTCCGCTGATTCTTGTTTTAAGcatgtttgttgtcattccTACGTAGCAGGCGTCGCAGTTTTTGCATGGTATCTTGTATATGACGTTGTTTTGGTGCTCCTGGGGGACGGGGTCTTTAACTTTTGGGAGTAATTGTCCAACTGTTTTTATGTTGCGGTGTGCTAGTCGTATGTTTTTGTATTCGTTTTTCAGGTGTTTGTCGATTCGGTTCGACAGGTATGGAATGTATGGTATTGAACGGTAAGTATATTTCAGGTTTTCATCGGATGATTCTTGTAGTGTAATAATGTTTTCTTGCCTGCGGTTTATGAGTCTGTTCCTGAGCGATTTTGGGTAGTTGTTGAGACTCAATTGTTGGTGGATGATACGGGCTTTGTCGGCGTCTTGTAAATGAGTGGATAGTTTGTCGACTCGTCGAATGAAATTTTTGgccatgtttattttttgatgGAGCGGGTGGAACGAGTTATAATCCAAGAACCTGCCACTGGCTATCGGTTTCATATACCattctgtttgaattttttgGTTTTCCTGTCTTATCAGTGTCATGTCTAGGAACGGTAGTCGTTTGTtgttttccatttcatatgtaaaTTGAATATGTTCATTATAGCTGTTGAATGTTTCTAGTACATGGCCTATCTGACTTTCAGGAATTGCTAGTAGGAGATCGtctacatattttttgatgaacggaGGTTTGAAATTTAATGACTGTGTTACTGTGTCTAGTAGTGTTTCCATAACTAAGTCTGCTATTATGGGCGAGAGAGGATTCCCCATTCCAGCTCCAAACACTTGTTGGAAATGTTGTTCGTTGTACTTGAAGTAGCTTGATTCGATACAAAATTCAGCTATTTCGATGAACAAATCTAGGTTTATGTTTGTATTAACTTTGATCTTCTCCCATTGTGTTATTATGTTGTGTGTGACTAGGGCTTTAGGAATTGATGTGAACAGCGATATGACGTCAAGAGAAATTAGAATATAGTCTGGTGGCAGTGTAACTGAGCAGATAAAGTTGCAGAACGTGAACGAATCTTTTATGTTGTATGGACTATCAATGgaattttgtatgatttttccGATGAATTTCGACAGGTTGTAGGCGGGAGCGGTCATGTTTGGCACTACTGGCCTTAGTGGTACATTAGGTTTATGCGCTTTGGGTTGTCCGTATATTCTGGGGCATATGGCATTATATGTAGTTAGTCGTGTTGCTGTCTGTTTGTCGATAAGATTCAGGTTGAGTAGTCGTTTGGCGAATTCGTTATTTGTTCGTTGGTATCGTGATGTTGGATCGCGTGGTATCGGAAGATATGTTTTGTTGTCGTTGAGcatgctgagcattttctgtttaTAGTCTTCTGCAAGCATTATGACCGTTTTATTGCCTTTGTCCGTTTGAATCGTGAGTACATCTGGATTTTCTCGAAAGAattgttttgtagtttttatagccTTTTCACAGAATTTTGTCAGCTCACCTTTTTCTGTGTTGTTTTTATTGTAGTGGATGTAATTTTGAACTGAGTTTGCTATTGCGCATCTTGTGCGGTCTTGGATTGAAACGTCTGGATTAGTTTTAAGTATGCTTTAGATGTCGGCTAGGAGATGATAAAAAGGTATGTGGGTGATGTTGGTTGGTAGTGCGAATTTTTGGCCTAAACTGAGCAGtatttctgtttcttttggaagtGATTTTTGAGTGCTGTTATGTATGGCATTGCTTTTACATACAGGTATTGTGCTCGATGGTTGGATATTACGGTCTAGAATTCGGTCAAATTTTCTCTTTGTGTTTTTTGATTTCTCCTGCGTATGTTTGTTTTCAAACTTTGTTTGACTGTTGAAGAATGATTCGGCTACGTTTTTTGGTATATTTGAGTTATTTATCTTTTCCGTAAGTGTATATTGTAATTGTTTTAGTATTTTCAGTTTGTGAAAAGTGTGTTTGATTTCTATGTTTAGAACTGATTTCTTGAACTTGTTTATAcatttttccagcttttttgtGAATGGACTGTTATCTTCCAGTAACgggaaaacaaaacgaaaattcGTTGTGATGTGTGCTGGGAACACGCCAGTTTTTCGACAGCGAATGAGGAAAGACTTTCGGCTTAACATGCTGCCCAGTTTGGAGATCGTATTTGCGTAATCCTTCAGCATGTTTTTCGCGTGTATGCCGTACCTGTGCTCTACGTTCTGATAGAAAGGGACTTTTAAAACGGTGGCCATGGTTATgaacttgtttgtttgtcgactgtagcggttaattttgtagatttatcggcttaatcagtccgtgtatagaagcaaaaacgattttttgtttcttaatccgacagtttcggtgactttatttcacctttttcaaggagtctgaaaatatacattacttgtagttttcctttttctgttactgttttgagttttttgtatgtgtttgtacttacagaaaagattatcgttttattgttcagtgtgttggtgtccaacataggttgtctggtgtgtattgcaaatggcgtcttaatttggctatgtgtaaaaatagattttcttaaatttaaattcgaCTGTTTCTTAACAAACTGTACTCACTGCATATGTCtctatttttgtgtgcactATACTGTATAACAGTTATCACTTTTTTCTAGCACTGCTTTTTCTAGCACTATATAACTTCGAGCGGTATTTAATTAATCAGAGCAATAGGTTTTGTGTCTTTTCCAGTAGTCTACTATTTCTTGACAGTTTGTTGTGAGTGTGTTGGAGAGCTACGCTAAAAACTTTAGGTTGTGGTTGCATATATATAAGACGCCGACAAAGCCCGTATCATCCACCAACAATTGAGTCTCAACAACTACCCAAAATCGCTCAGGAACAGACTCATAAACCGCAGGCAAGAAAACATTATTACACTACAAGAATCATCCGATGAAAACCTGAAATATACTTACCGTTCAATACCATACATTCCATACCTGTCGAACCGAATCGACAAACACCTGAAAAACGAATACAAAAACATACGACTAGCACACCGCAACATAAAAACAGTTGGACAATTACTCCCAAAAGTTAAAGACCCCGTCCCCCAGGAGCACCAAAACAACGTCATATACAAGATACCATGCAAAAACTGCGACGCCTGCTACGTAggaatgacaacaaacatgCTTAAAACAAGAATCAGCGGACACCGAACGTACTACAACACTTGGGACAAACTACTACAGCAAGGCTACAACGCAACAGATCCACAAATTAGTTCACTAAAAGAAAAAACAGCACTAATGTACCACAGCATCACACAAAATCACAGATTCGATTTTCACCAAACGAAAATTATAGACAGACACGACAAACCACACGCTCTACCGTTTATAGAAGTATGCCATATTGCCAACACAGAAAATAGTATCAACAAACGCACAGACACAGAGGGACTCAACACTGTATATGCTGGTATTATACACACAATAAGAAATATCAATCACAACAAAACCGATAAACACAACAACCAATATGCAACCACAACCTAAAGTTTTTAGCGTAGCTCTCCAACACACTCACAACAAACTGTCAAGAAATAGTAGACTACTGGAAAAGACACAAAACCTATTGCTCTGATTAATTGAATACCGCTCGAAGTTATATAGTGCTAGAAAAAGCAGTGCTAGGAAAAAGTGATAACTGTTATACAGTATagtgcacacaaaaatagaGACATATGCAGTGAGTACAGTTTGTTAAGAAACAGtcgaatttaaatttaagaaaatctatttttacacatAGCCAAATTAAGACTCCATTTgcaatacacaccagacaacctatgttggacaccaacacactgaacaataaaacgataatcttttctgtaagtacaaacacatacaaaaaactcaaaacagtaacagaaaaaggaaaactacaagtaatgtatatttttagactccttgaaaaaggtgaaataaagtcaccgaaactgtcggattaagaaacaaaaaatcgtttttgcttctatacacggactgattaagccgataaatctacaaaaatattttgataactttaagaacgtataaagtgAAAAAGGGCAAGTAAAATCATGAtatcaatactttttctcgaagtttagctcgagtactcaaaactgttataaattctatccgtcccaatccacctaatctttattctatacgttgttaaagttaccgaaaaaaatgctgaaatgtgctataacgttgtaaggaaaagtcctggagatgtgtggccttcaacaaaaacgtatgttttgtatgcccaaatgcttctttagaacaccgttttcatgtaaaatgtaactaacaaaagttaagtgcaaaaaatttatttttaagtaacTTCCACAGAAAACACTCTGcaactctgtacccaataaaGATATGAATATTATTTATTcggcaaaatttcatatttttgcacgttctaaaactttgccgaataaattattcctctatctcttaacacaaaaaagttagtattttggtatatgaaaacctattgtaacatatgctcgccgtactcttatATGGGagaattgggacaaatggaacctaaggTAGTTTATAGTGCTTCAGCTTAACtttaaggaaaagtattgacatcatgattccatgaCTTGCacttttaacctatacgttcttgaaattattaaaaaaattagctTAAATATGACATAACTTTATAAGGAatagtcctggagatatatggtctttgacaaaaatatgtgttttgtatgccctaacaattcctcagAACAAAAtgttcgtgtaaaatgcaactaacaaaagttaagtacataAAACTATATTATGAGtgagttccatgtaatatacttgataactttgtaccgaaaaaagataggattttcatttgttcaacaaagatacatatttttaaattttctacaagtttgctgaataaattattaaataaattaacgcaaaaaagttattttattttatttttagtacagtaaatttttcatattttttgcaatttaagATTATGCGTGTCATTCATGCAAACAATTGTcacgaagacacttttaagctaggattaaggtaaaaggcgctattgAATTAAGTTCTAATTTTTGCCTTACTGCATTGCTTGCAGTAGACAAATGTGTATTGTTGTGTGTTTataaaactatacaaaatgatTCATGAATGAGTATTCATACATGCAAAATGCACGAATGCATCCATTAACATTTCCCTAAAATCTATTCGTATATAAATGCTCTTCTTTACGACTCTGTAATTAAAATAAACATCAAATCTCATTTATTGTGTATTTTGCTTGGATACAGACatttttttgactttcagtTTACATCGATTGACAGCATATTGTTAGATCATTCAGTTACCTCCGTGGTATTGCTATGAACTGGACCTTCCCACAAGATTACATTAGGTTTCGTTTTTCAACACAacttttgaaattaaaattcaatttcaaatgtattttcgaatgaaaatcTAGCCTAAAAATCTTAACAAACGCATCCAGCACCAGAAGTTCTCAAATCAGTCAAGCCgttgaacgaaaaaaatcaaatagtaTGGCAGTTCCCATATGAACAGATcacattttgttacgtaactTTCGAACGAACCTTCAGATGAAACTAATTTTTGCACTAACTAACAAGACTTTAAACTCTTTCATACGCGACTAAGAGCAATTAAATCGATTCAGTACTAAGAAAGTCGAGATATATTTGTCGTAAGACAgaaatatacacacatacacattcaCAGTCTGATTTAGCCGGTGATTCGCCGTCGAAAGCGGCGGCCTCTTGCAGGCAAATGAATGATCTACTGATTTATACTTGCTTGAATGATCAAAATAGTGCTTGATTGGATGTTATTAGATTACCTTCATCAAACGTGTTTAAGCTACGCTACCCTGAGCATAATTAATAAAGTAGCGCAAAAGTGCCGCGAAAACAGAACAACGGTCAattaaattgtaaattttttttgtagaattaaAAATTGCACATAACAAAAATGTGAAACGAgcttcaaaaaattatttagtCGAGTGAAAACCATACCTGGTTCACAAAAGTTTAATTCTTTCAAAGGCATCCATTTTTCACATCAAATTTCAGCCAAAGAATATTCCAATTCTTGAAACAACCAAGCAACTGGATGATCTATCTGAAAAACTTAAGCCTTGAGAGATCTGAAATAACCGTTTAttgttaaatattttattttctccAGTGTGGAAtcacaaatttattattttttccaatatttttaaatgaaaaatagacAATTTACTGAATGCTATATCTTAACAGCTTGTCTTTAGTGCTTGACATTGATTGCTTAGCTTAGTAGGGCTTACATACTCACAAAATTGCATTAAATCCTGAGAGGAGCCCCATAGAAGAATTAATGCGAACTCCATCATTTTgattacaaaattgaaaaaaatacaattccAAATTTTCCTATCAATATTGGAAGAAACGAAAAGCGTCCACCGACCCGGATGCGGCACCCAATCAACCATACCAAACGTAgcgaaattgcattttttttcacctCCTTCCTGCACCGGAATAATGAACTAATCTTCCACGAACCATTAAATTCGCTGACACCCACCCCATTAAAATGCAACAACTGCACTCAGCTTAACCGAAGTGCCTGCTAGCGGGAAGGAATTCGTCCGACGCTGCGCACTGCAACGTGGTGCCGTCGTCGTTTGCCTAATGAAGAATTGCCCCGGTGGCGACAGTGTCACGAAAAGATTAATTAAGCACCTTCGCTTTTTCCGCCTTTCTGCTGTGCTCGAAAGCTGGGCGAGCGGAATCAGCCCCGAAAAGAACACACGAAGCAGCTTTTTCAAGAAAGCGTCCGCATTTTCAACAGCAGCTGCTCTTGCAGTTTCTAGCCGGTGAAGTGAAAAGTGCGCTCAGTCAGCAGCTTCTCCGAGATGGACGATGAAGCACCCGAAACTGTATGAAAATGAGACGATCACCATCTTGAGAGGAGCCGCCCGTCGTTCCTAGGTACAGAGAGTGCACAGACAAGCACCCAGTAGGACAGCCAGAGAGGGGAAATATTTAAAACAGCGTTTTCAGATTTCCTAGCTGCGTTACTGAACGCGCTGAGTTTGCCGCTTGGAGCGGTTGTTGTTTTACAAAGGAGTCGAAAAGACGGACCGATTGGATTTTCTCGACTCAACTCGACTCCACTGGTTACGGCAAGGTTCGTGGCCGGGCAGGTGGATTTTCGGGTACCTACAAAGCATAACCAGCCAGTTATAGTTTGCCTTTAGCATTTGTTGTTTTATCCCTTTTGTGGCACAGATTGGAGCAATCTTCCGCGAGGGGGAGGCGCCCGGGTGAGCGACATAATTTCAGCGTTGGTAGTGACGAAGAGCGAAAATATTGTAATTtattaacaaaattattatgGATTATGATCATTATATCCGCGAACTGCGAGTCCGGTGGGGCTTACCGTGGCATCTCCGAGGTCGTGAATGTGGAATAAAGAATAATGATGATGGTAATGTTTTGTGGTTGTGAACTCTTGCGGTTCAATTGGCTGCTTTTTTCTCTCGTGCGAAGTGAAACCAGAAAACGACCCAGAGTGTCATTCTGGTGTAAGGAAAATTTTGAGCAATTTCGAGTAGAAGCGGTAGTCGTAAAACGAAAAAGTTCTCCTTTTACAGCCTTCATAGGATCGACTGTAGGCCGCGCAGCACCTGTTGTAAAGTTAATTTGTAAATAATTTACATTTTATAGACGTTTCTATTTTCATTGTAAAgccgtatttttttttgcagtttcgAGCTTCCTTTCCTACCTTTTTTTCAGGTGAAACCTTTTTTTCCGCAGACAGTCTTTGTACTTTAAACCGAGCAGACAAAAGTGCGAATGAGGTGGGAATGCGAGAGCTTGTCCTGCCTTGATTATTTGTTCAGGGGCGAATTTAACAAATCGCTTTGCTGCTGCTGTAATTTCCGGTCATCCGCTCCTAGTGTAATTGCCGCTCGCTCCGGGCCGGAGATCGTTGGGCTAGTTTATAAGGGAAACCACTGAAGGAACCTTATCGAAAAAAAGCGGCCCACGAGTGCAAAGAGTTGGGTATCGTCAGGAATGTCGGTCTGGTTGGTTTtgctttattttattaaattcaGTACGGTTCGATGGATGACCGTTCTTCCAATGGGATTCGGCCTTTCGTGTGGGTACTGTCGGTAATCTGAAACTGTAAATCAAAGGCGGTGAAAGTCCGCAGATCAGTGTTTGGCTCTAGCAACGGATTTCGGGGCTTTGTCGGGTTTGTAAATCAGTCTCTCTGTTAAAAGAAGGAGTTTACTTGCATGGTTGATTATTGACAGCTTGGAATTTCCTCATCTGGCGTGGAATTTTCACCCACATGTTACATGATGAGTTTCTTTGCTTTTTtcctattaaaattgttttattaaGCCTTTCGAGAGGGTGTTGCTTCATGATATTTTATATTTACTAGTAGTTAAAAGTAATCATGTAAAATGTCTCTTTCCTTCAACGTTATGGATCTCACTGAGAAACAATAATCTTTtcataacagaaaaaaatctttcgTAAAATTCGAAACTAAACAAAGGACAACAATATataagaaaaataatttgaaagtcaaatcaattaaaaaatattttgacattttgttattttgatgtATTTACCATTTCTGTCATTTGACATGTTATGTCACACATTTAAGATGTTGTTAATATATTTGACATATCT encodes:
- the LOC129719580 gene encoding uncharacterized protein LOC129719580 gives rise to the protein MLAEDYKQKMLSMLNDNKTYLPIPRDPTSRYQRTNNEFAKRLLNLNLIDKQTATRLTTYNAICPRIYGQPKAHKPNVPLRPVVPNMTAPAYNLSKFIGKIIQNSIDSPYNIKDSFTFCNFICSVTLPPDYILISLDVISLFTSIPKALVTHNIITQWEKIKVNTNINLDLFIEIAEFCIESSYFKYNEQHFQQVFGAGMGNPLSPIIADLVMETLLDTVTQSLNFKPPFIKKYVDDLLLAIPESQIGHVLETFNSYNEHIQFTYEMENNKRLPFLDMTLIRQENQKIQTEWYMKPIASGRFLDYNSFHPLHQKINMAKNFIRRVDKLSTHLQDADKARIIHQQLSLNNYPKSLRNRLINRRQENIITLQESSDENLKYTYRSIPYIPYLSNRIDKHLKNEYKNIRLAHRNIKTVGQLLPKVKDPVPQEHQNNVIYKIPCKNCDACYVGMTTNMLKTRISGHRTYYNTWDKLLQQGYNATDPQISSLKEKTALMYHSITQNHRFDFTKRKL